One genomic window of Garra rufa chromosome 2, GarRuf1.0, whole genome shotgun sequence includes the following:
- the LOC141325909 gene encoding dual specificity protein phosphatase 13B, producing the protein MGKWNTCIKLTQAKSLIPEISNSFFDRKAPKDKPLASQLQEVYETPSISDLRCLLLTNRQPFGPISLIWPGLYIGDESAARDKGLLADLGITHIVNCADGPRRINTGAQFYSDTSISYCGVEASDHPQFDLSQYFCSTASFIKAALTQNGKVLVHCAMGVSRSGALVLAFLMMYENLILTDAITAVRLNRDICPNSGFLEQLRTLDNHLKR; encoded by the exons ATGGGAAAGTGG AACACATGCATTAAATTAACACAGGCTAAATCTTTGATTCCAGAGATTTCTAACTCTTTTTTTGACAGAAAAGCTCCTAAAGACAAACCACTGGCCTCTCAACTGCAGGAAGTGTATGAAACTCCATCTATATCGGATCTGCGATGTCTGCTGCTAACAAACAGACAGCCTTTCGGACCCATCAGTCTTATCTGGCCCGGCCTTTACATCGGAGATGA GTCAGCGGCTCGTGATAAAGGACTCCTCGCTGATCTGGGAATCACTCACATTGTAAACTGTGCCGACGGGCCGCGTCGCATCAACACGGGCGCCCAGTTCTACTCAGACACAAGTATAAGTTACTGTGGAGTGGAGGCTTCAGATCACCCTCAGTTTGATTTGAGCCAGTATTTCTGCTCCACTGCGTCCTTCATTAAAGCTGCGCTCACTCAAAATG GCAAAGTGCTGGTCCACTGTGCAATGGGAGTCAGTCGCTCCGGAGCCTTGGTCCTGGCCTTCCTCATGATGTACGAGAACCTCATTCTTACGGACGCCATCACTGCTGTCAGGTTGAACAGGGACATCTGTCCCAACTCAGGCTTTCTAGAGCAGCTGAGAACCCTGGATAACCATTTAAAAAGATAA